The Pleomorphomonas sp. T1.2MG-36 genome has a segment encoding these proteins:
- a CDS encoding HWE histidine kinase domain-containing protein: MNMEDLYRLLRTGHIQAQGIVDTVSDPMLLLDEKLCVQNASRAFFEVFQVERYETIGQPIHELGNGQWDIPDLRQLLMQVIPRSAAVIDYRVEHEFPRLGRRVMLLTARTLHHPDNNSHLMLLSIVDVTERDERDSEKDMLFGELKHRMKNLLSVARSIARQATTEGRSAAQYRDDFLGRFGALVEAQELGFIGDEATDLTALIERVLAPYANDPEAVTITPDGPVILGSSTLTSLGLVLHELATNAAKHGALSVPDGRLSVGWQADAASGFLQITWVESGGPPVTPPKTTGFGTRLIQTVIYHGEVRQTYAPDGLEVEILIPFGSAAIPT, from the coding sequence ATGAACATGGAGGACCTCTACCGCCTTCTCCGCACCGGCCACATCCAGGCGCAGGGCATCGTCGACACCGTGTCCGACCCCATGTTGCTGCTGGACGAGAAGCTTTGCGTGCAGAATGCCAGCCGCGCCTTCTTCGAAGTCTTCCAGGTCGAGCGCTACGAGACGATCGGCCAGCCGATCCATGAGCTCGGCAATGGCCAGTGGGACATTCCCGACCTCCGCCAACTGCTCATGCAGGTGATCCCCCGCAGCGCGGCGGTGATCGACTACCGCGTCGAGCACGAGTTTCCCCGGCTCGGCCGGCGCGTCATGCTGCTGACGGCACGAACGCTGCACCACCCCGACAACAACAGCCACCTCATGCTGCTGTCCATCGTGGACGTCACCGAGCGCGACGAGCGCGACTCCGAGAAAGACATGCTGTTCGGCGAGCTGAAGCACCGCATGAAGAACCTGCTCAGCGTGGCCCGGTCGATCGCCCGCCAGGCCACCACCGAGGGACGGTCGGCGGCCCAGTACCGCGACGACTTCCTGGGGCGGTTCGGGGCGCTGGTGGAGGCGCAGGAGCTGGGCTTCATCGGCGACGAGGCCACCGACCTCACGGCGCTGATCGAGCGCGTGCTGGCGCCCTACGCCAACGATCCGGAGGCGGTGACGATCACGCCCGACGGGCCGGTCATCCTGGGGTCGAGCACGCTGACCTCGCTCGGCCTGGTGCTGCACGAGCTGGCCACCAACGCCGCCAAGCACGGCGCGCTGTCGGTGCCGGACGGCCGGCTCTCCGTCGGCTGGCAGGCCGATGCGGCGAGCGGCTTCCTCCAGATCACCTGGGTGGAAAGCGGCGGCCCGCCGGTGACGCCGCCGAAAACCACCGGCTTCGGCACCCGGCTGATCCAGACCGTCATCTACCACGGCGAAGTCCGGCAAACCTACGCGCCCGACGGCCTGGAGGTGGAGATCCTGATCCCCTTCGGCTCCGCCGCCATTCCGACGTGA
- a CDS encoding DUF6683 family protein, whose protein sequence is MTPRFARLLILVPLTLAAPAGAQGLPALLPDSRVISDVLDGRGGAPEAVLPRASATAYRASPEAGADARRAYAEWMSLLRSAESGRRVAAALGDRDPVRGWARIVGDDGLHPGDMADVVAGYWLLNWTIANGADSSREGAEAVRRQVRQMIVASPGFDRLDGPERQRLSEALMLEFLAEHAAYADAVARGDRAAADRLAEAAVARFRAQLGVDLRALRLTDDGFVRS, encoded by the coding sequence ATGACGCCTCGCTTCGCTCGTCTGCTGATCCTCGTTCCCCTCACTCTGGCCGCGCCGGCCGGCGCGCAGGGGCTGCCCGCGTTGCTGCCCGACAGCCGCGTCATATCCGACGTGCTCGACGGGCGCGGCGGTGCGCCGGAGGCGGTTCTGCCGAGGGCATCGGCCACCGCCTATCGCGCCTCGCCGGAAGCGGGCGCCGACGCCCGGCGCGCCTATGCCGAATGGATGTCGCTCCTCAGGAGCGCCGAGAGCGGCCGCCGCGTCGCCGCCGCCCTCGGCGACCGCGATCCGGTGCGCGGCTGGGCCAGGATCGTCGGCGACGACGGCCTTCACCCCGGCGACATGGCCGATGTCGTGGCCGGCTACTGGCTGCTCAACTGGACCATCGCCAACGGCGCCGACAGCAGCCGCGAGGGCGCCGAGGCGGTGCGCCGGCAGGTGCGGCAAATGATCGTCGCCAGCCCCGGCTTCGACCGGCTCGACGGGCCCGAGCGGCAGCGGCTGTCCGAGGCGCTGATGCTGGAGTTCCTGGCAGAGCACGCCGCCTATGCCGACGCCGTGGCACGCGGCGACCGCGCCGCCGCCGATCGGCTGGCCGAGGCGGCCGTGGCCCGCTTCCGCGCCCAACTGGGCGTCGACCTTCGGGCGCTCAGGCTGACGGACGACGGCTTCGTGCGCAGCTGA
- a CDS encoding DUF892 family protein, translated as MYHHVKKLMYTVRVDEPDPRFGNMLLEQFGGANGELAAAMQYSIQGLNCEDAARKDLLMDIGTEELSHLEIVGTLARMHLKPMKSVREDAEADPLIAIAGGGGVNLFNSMGNPWTADYLKITGELDVDLRSNIAAEARAKIVYERLIDFCRDPGTKDALQFLMTREITHMKAFALALESMGKPPLMVGRIAPTPRLVNQYFNESTGEGQLGEVDARGPWNEGDNWEMVEARAFMGLEGDGAAPEGSDVAAVTSDTKDADALRQMLIEDLRYLLSAEQQLVKALPKMAKAANTQQLKDLFEFHLRETNTQVDRLTEALKALGGSSSAKVSKGMRGLVEESEEIVKKGEQNPDAFADLALIGVAQRVEHYEIAAYTAARNMAIQLHEHEIAQLLTLSLGEEMKSDYLLNQVSQPLTSLAGMPPAVR; from the coding sequence ATGTACCACCACGTCAAGAAGCTGATGTACACCGTGCGGGTCGACGAGCCCGATCCCCGCTTCGGCAACATGCTGCTGGAGCAATTCGGCGGCGCCAACGGCGAGCTCGCGGCCGCGATGCAATACTCCATCCAGGGGCTCAACTGCGAGGATGCCGCCCGCAAGGACCTGCTGATGGACATCGGCACGGAAGAGCTCAGCCACCTTGAGATCGTCGGCACGCTGGCCCGCATGCATTTGAAGCCGATGAAGTCGGTGCGCGAGGATGCCGAAGCCGATCCGCTGATCGCCATTGCCGGCGGCGGCGGCGTCAACCTGTTCAACTCCATGGGCAATCCCTGGACGGCCGACTATCTCAAGATCACCGGCGAGCTCGACGTCGACCTCCGCAGCAACATCGCCGCCGAGGCGCGCGCCAAGATCGTCTACGAGCGGCTGATCGACTTCTGCCGCGACCCCGGCACCAAGGATGCGCTGCAGTTCCTGATGACGCGCGAGATCACCCACATGAAGGCCTTCGCGCTGGCGCTGGAAAGCATGGGCAAGCCGCCGCTGATGGTCGGCCGCATCGCCCCGACGCCCCGGCTGGTCAACCAGTATTTCAACGAGTCGACCGGCGAGGGCCAGCTTGGCGAGGTGGACGCGCGCGGCCCGTGGAACGAGGGCGACAACTGGGAAATGGTCGAGGCCAGGGCCTTCATGGGCCTTGAGGGCGATGGCGCGGCGCCCGAGGGTAGCGACGTCGCCGCCGTCACCAGCGACACCAAGGACGCCGATGCCCTGCGCCAGATGCTGATCGAGGACCTGCGCTACCTGCTCAGCGCCGAGCAGCAGCTCGTCAAGGCGCTGCCCAAGATGGCGAAAGCCGCCAACACCCAGCAGCTCAAGGACCTGTTCGAGTTCCACCTCAGGGAAACCAACACCCAGGTCGACCGGCTCACCGAGGCGCTGAAGGCGCTCGGCGGCTCGTCCAGCGCCAAGGTGTCCAAGGGCATGCGCGGCCTCGTCGAAGAGAGCGAGGAGATCGTCAAGAAGGGCGAGCAGAACCCCGATGCCTTCGCCGACCTGGCGCTGATCGGCGTGGCCCAGCGGGTGGAGCACTACGAGATCGCCGCCTACACGGCGGCCCGCAACATGGCCATCCAGCTGCACGAGCACGAGATCGCCCAGCTGTTGACCCTGTCGCTCGGCGAGGAGATGAAGTCGGACTATCTCCTGAACCAGGTGTCCCAGCCGCTCACCTCGCTGGCCGGCATGCCGCCCGCCGTGCGTTGA
- a CDS encoding alpha/beta fold hydrolase: MFDGFTLETVKLPEVSLRVRHGGSGPPLLLLHGHPRTHTTWHRVAPLLARRFTVVCPDLRGFGKSSKPADATDHEWSSKRAKARDCVDLMRHLGHSAFHLAGHDRGAYTAFRTAMDHPTKVMKLAVLDGVPILDALARCDARFAARWWHWFFFAQPDKPERAILADPDAWYGGSPEAMGGDNYRDYRAAIHDPDVVRGMLGDYRAGLYVDPMHDLDDQEAGRKLRCPVHVVWSKKDDLEELYGDLLALWQPWSKLPVTGAGIDCGHHMAEEAPEALAAELEGFFLGELE, from the coding sequence ATGTTCGACGGCTTCACGCTGGAGACGGTGAAACTTCCCGAGGTGAGCCTCAGGGTGCGCCACGGCGGCTCCGGCCCGCCGCTGCTGCTCCTGCACGGCCATCCGAGGACGCACACCACCTGGCACCGGGTGGCGCCGCTCCTAGCCCGTCGTTTCACCGTGGTCTGTCCCGACCTCCGGGGCTTCGGCAAGTCGTCGAAACCGGCCGACGCGACCGATCACGAGTGGTCGTCCAAGCGCGCCAAGGCGCGCGACTGCGTCGACCTGATGCGCCACCTCGGCCATTCCGCCTTCCACCTCGCCGGCCACGATCGCGGCGCCTACACCGCCTTCCGCACCGCCATGGATCACCCCACCAAGGTGATGAAGCTCGCCGTGCTCGACGGCGTGCCGATCCTCGACGCGTTGGCCCGCTGCGACGCGCGCTTCGCCGCCCGCTGGTGGCACTGGTTCTTCTTCGCCCAGCCCGACAAGCCCGAGCGGGCCATTCTCGCCGATCCCGACGCCTGGTACGGCGGCTCGCCCGAGGCGATGGGCGGCGACAACTACAGGGATTATCGCGCCGCCATCCACGACCCCGATGTCGTCAGGGGCATGCTGGGCGACTATCGCGCCGGCCTCTACGTCGACCCGATGCACGACCTCGACGACCAGGAAGCCGGCCGCAAGCTGCGCTGCCCGGTCCACGTCGTCTGGTCGAAGAAGGACGACCTCGAGGAACTCTACGGCGACCTCCTCGCCCTCTGGCAGCCTTGGTCGAAGCTGCCGGTGACGGGAGCCGGCATCGACTGCGGCCACCACATGGCCGAGGAGGCGCCGGAGGCGCTGGCGGCGGAGCTGGAGGGGTTCTTCTTGGGGGAGTTGGAGTAG
- a CDS encoding amino acid-binding ACT domain-containing protein yields the protein MFDVEFDLANRPGALADLGEAMGRAGVSFEGGGVFTEGERAVAHFLFKDGEAARRAAEAAGIPVVAMHRPLIRRLKQGTPGQLGAIARALAEAGVNILTQYSDHHNRLILICDGPEAAAEATRDWEDGR from the coding sequence ATGTTTGACGTGGAGTTCGATCTCGCCAACCGCCCCGGCGCCCTGGCCGATCTCGGCGAGGCCATGGGCCGCGCCGGCGTGTCCTTCGAGGGCGGCGGCGTGTTCACCGAGGGCGAACGCGCCGTGGCGCATTTCCTGTTCAAGGACGGCGAAGCGGCGCGCCGGGCGGCCGAGGCGGCGGGCATTCCGGTGGTCGCCATGCACCGCCCGCTGATCCGCCGCCTGAAACAGGGCACGCCCGGCCAGCTCGGCGCCATCGCGAGGGCGCTGGCAGAGGCGGGCGTCAACATCCTCACCCAGTATTCGGATCACCACAACCGCCTGATCCTGATCTGCGACGGGCCGGAAGCGGCGGCGGAGGCGACGAGGGATTGGGAGGATGGGAGATAG
- a CDS encoding antibiotic biosynthesis monooxygenase family protein, with translation MIAVIFEVDVPAEAKGEYLDWAAELRPLLSEIDGFLSIERFQSLTTPGRLLSLSFWRDEAAVARWRALPEHRRAQTAGRDHVFAGYRLRVAEVLRDYGMTERAEAPADSREFHT, from the coding sequence ATGATCGCAGTGATTTTCGAAGTGGACGTGCCCGCCGAAGCCAAGGGCGAATATCTCGATTGGGCGGCCGAGCTCCGGCCGCTGCTCTCGGAGATCGACGGCTTTCTCTCCATCGAGCGGTTCCAGAGCCTGACGACGCCGGGCCGGCTGCTGTCGCTGTCCTTCTGGCGTGACGAGGCGGCCGTCGCCCGATGGCGCGCCCTCCCCGAGCACCGCCGGGCACAAACCGCCGGCCGCGACCACGTGTTCGCCGGCTATCGCCTGCGCGTTGCCGAGGTGCTGCGCGACTACGGCATGACCGAGCGAGCCGAAGCGCCTGCCGACAGCCGAGAGTTTCACACCTAG
- a CDS encoding ArsR/SmtB family transcription factor, with the protein MREGPDIARIAALVADPARSSMLLALMDGRALTATELSGLAGVTKQTASGHLAKLVDGEVLAVEAQGRHRYFRLAGAHVAALIEALMVFSSDAAPPVRTGPKEPALRKARVCYDHLAGEMGVALYDRAREAGWLAEDLGVTEAGWSRFSAIGVTPDSLPRSNRPPCRACLDWSQRRHHLAGLIGKATLDRLFALSWARRLPSSRVVAFTPEGERRFREWIG; encoded by the coding sequence ATGAGAGAAGGCCCCGACATCGCCCGCATCGCCGCCCTGGTGGCCGACCCGGCCCGCAGCTCCATGCTGCTGGCGCTGATGGACGGCCGGGCGCTGACCGCCACCGAGTTGTCCGGCCTTGCCGGCGTCACCAAGCAGACGGCGAGCGGCCATCTGGCCAAGCTGGTCGACGGCGAGGTGCTGGCCGTGGAGGCGCAGGGGCGGCACCGCTATTTCCGTCTGGCCGGCGCGCATGTGGCGGCGCTGATCGAGGCGTTGATGGTGTTCTCGTCGGATGCCGCCCCGCCGGTGCGCACTGGGCCGAAGGAGCCGGCACTGAGGAAGGCGCGCGTCTGCTACGATCATCTGGCCGGCGAAATGGGTGTGGCGCTCTACGACCGGGCGCGCGAGGCCGGTTGGCTGGCCGAAGACCTCGGCGTGACGGAGGCGGGCTGGTCGCGCTTCTCCGCCATCGGCGTGACGCCGGACAGCCTGCCGCGCAGCAACCGCCCGCCGTGCCGCGCCTGCCTCGACTGGAGCCAGCGGAGGCACCACCTCGCCGGGCTGATCGGCAAGGCGACGCTGGATCGGCTGTTCGCGCTCAGTTGGGCAAGGCGGCTGCCGTCGTCCCGCGTGGTGGCGTTCACGCCGGAGGGCGAGCGGCGGTTTCGCGAGTGGATCGGGTAG
- a CDS encoding prephenate dehydrogenase: MRRSDVPVGIIGFGAFGQLMAEHLRAYAPILAHDIAPDAARAEALGVALVPFETAAACPVVVLAVPVSEMAGVASRLAPHLTPGALVLDVGSVKVEPAAIMLEMLPDHVEIVATHPLFGPVSARAGLRGARIAICPLRGRRFRVAAFCRRLGLDVILTTPEQHDRDAAEVQGLTHLVASLLTRMDLHPTRLTTRSFELLMSAVDMVRNDAPEVRHAILASNPYAGDVLRRFKSLTSTLDDRGL, from the coding sequence ATGAGACGATCCGATGTGCCGGTGGGCATCATTGGCTTTGGTGCCTTCGGGCAACTGATGGCCGAGCATCTGCGCGCCTATGCCCCGATCCTCGCCCACGACATCGCGCCCGACGCGGCCCGCGCCGAGGCGCTGGGCGTTGCACTCGTGCCGTTCGAGACCGCCGCCGCCTGCCCGGTCGTCGTCCTGGCGGTGCCGGTGAGCGAGATGGCCGGCGTGGCGTCGCGGCTGGCGCCGCACCTCACCCCCGGCGCGCTGGTGCTCGACGTCGGCAGCGTCAAGGTCGAGCCGGCCGCCATCATGCTGGAGATGCTGCCCGACCACGTGGAGATCGTCGCCACCCACCCGCTGTTCGGCCCGGTCAGCGCCCGCGCGGGGCTCCGGGGGGCGCGCATCGCCATCTGCCCGCTGCGCGGCCGGCGCTTCCGCGTCGCCGCCTTCTGCCGCCGGCTCGGCCTCGACGTCATCCTGACGACGCCGGAACAGCACGACCGCGACGCCGCCGAGGTGCAGGGCCTGACCCATCTGGTGGCCAGCCTGCTCACCCGCATGGACCTCCACCCGACGCGCCTCACCACAAGGAGCTTCGAGCTGCTGATGTCGGCGGTCGACATGGTCAGGAACGACGCCCCGGAAGTCCGCCACGCCATCCTGGCGTCGAACCCCTATGCCGGCGACGTGCTGAGGCGCTTCAAATCGCTGACGTCGACGTTGGATGACCGGGGGCTGTAG
- a CDS encoding glycoside hydrolase family 25 protein: MAFYRSFLVRSAALALAGLIAGCSALTFDDGPVRATPHFRGDTFEIRHPSKDTIEGIDVSYFQETVDWSAVKGDGIRFAYIKATEGGDRVDQRFAENYVGAARAGVLRGAYHFWYHCRPGAEQAAWYIQNVPRDANALPPVLDIEWTPTSPTCTKRPPAADIYRDMQAFLDTVEAYYGKRPVIYTSVDFYRDRLVGAFERYPLWVRSTAVKPKEAYGDRPWHFWQYSSTGRVAGVKGNADRNVFYGTEADFRKFLADSAVAPALVAER, from the coding sequence ATGGCCTTCTATCGCTCGTTTCTCGTTCGCTCGGCCGCGCTGGCGCTTGCCGGGCTGATCGCCGGATGTTCGGCGCTCACCTTCGACGATGGGCCGGTGCGCGCCACCCCGCACTTCCGGGGCGACACCTTCGAGATCCGGCATCCGTCGAAGGACACCATCGAGGGCATCGACGTGTCCTATTTCCAGGAGACGGTGGACTGGAGCGCCGTGAAGGGCGACGGCATCCGCTTTGCCTACATCAAGGCCACCGAGGGCGGCGACCGGGTGGACCAGCGCTTTGCCGAGAACTACGTCGGCGCGGCGCGGGCCGGCGTGCTGCGCGGCGCCTACCATTTCTGGTACCACTGCCGCCCCGGCGCCGAGCAGGCGGCCTGGTATATCCAGAACGTGCCGCGCGACGCCAACGCCCTGCCGCCGGTGCTCGACATCGAGTGGACGCCCACCTCGCCCACCTGCACCAAGCGCCCGCCGGCCGCCGACATCTACCGGGACATGCAGGCCTTCCTCGACACCGTCGAGGCCTATTACGGCAAGCGGCCGGTGATCTACACCTCGGTCGACTTCTACCGCGACCGACTGGTCGGCGCCTTCGAGCGCTATCCGCTGTGGGTGCGCTCCACCGCCGTCAAGCCGAAGGAGGCCTATGGCGACCGCCCCTGGCACTTCTGGCAGTACAGCTCGACCGGCCGCGTCGCCGGCGTCAAGGGCAACGCCGACCGCAACGTTTTCTACGGCACGGAAGCCGATTTCCGGAAGTTCCTCGCCGACAGCGCCGTCGCGCCGGCCCTGGTCGCGGAGCGCTAG
- a CDS encoding addiction module antidote protein — MELSTTKWDPAEFLTSDEAVAAYLEAAFEDGDPKMIAVALGDIAKAKGMSAIAREAGVTREALYKSLSDRGDPKLSTLIGVMKALGLRFTVTKADEAA; from the coding sequence ATGGAACTCTCGACGACCAAATGGGACCCCGCCGAGTTCCTGACCAGCGACGAGGCGGTTGCCGCCTACCTTGAAGCCGCCTTCGAGGATGGCGACCCGAAGATGATCGCCGTTGCCTTGGGCGACATCGCCAAGGCCAAGGGCATGTCGGCCATCGCGAGGGAAGCGGGGGTGACGCGCGAGGCGCTTTACAAGTCGCTGAGCGACAGGGGCGACCCCAAGCTGTCGACGCTGATCGGCGTGATGAAGGCGCTCGGGCTGCGGTTCACGGTGACGAAGGCGGACGAGGCCGCCTGA
- a CDS encoding glycoside hydrolase family 130 protein produces MAEVDFNVENIEPVIVHGPDAISQRDLMSPYVWKGPHDHDYRMMVRAVPRMGETGDTGTIWYAKSDDGLTFTATDRPAIAPGPGPEDAGGCEDPTVVQLPDGGYVVYYTGVAADGRHGEMLYAAGPGIEHLKKKGVAMASTPSEGNVKEATVDRTKAGRWRMFYEYAANGASLIGLATGPDVDGPWQHERQPFAPREGMWDNFHLSTGPLLTTDKNQPVMFYNGATEDARWRIGWIAFDAEYRKVIDRCIEPLIAPPPSPNRLATDIAFAASVVIAGGHIWLYFSRADRALFRATIRRYGR; encoded by the coding sequence ATGGCAGAAGTCGATTTCAACGTCGAGAATATCGAGCCGGTGATCGTGCACGGCCCCGATGCGATCAGCCAGCGCGACCTGATGAGCCCATACGTGTGGAAGGGGCCGCACGACCACGACTACAGGATGATGGTGCGCGCCGTGCCGCGCATGGGCGAGACGGGCGACACCGGCACCATCTGGTACGCCAAAAGCGACGACGGGCTGACCTTCACCGCCACCGACAGGCCGGCGATCGCGCCCGGTCCGGGGCCGGAGGATGCCGGCGGCTGCGAGGACCCGACGGTCGTTCAACTGCCCGACGGCGGCTATGTCGTCTACTACACCGGCGTCGCCGCCGACGGCCGCCATGGCGAGATGCTCTATGCGGCCGGTCCCGGCATCGAGCACCTCAAGAAGAAGGGCGTGGCGATGGCCTCGACCCCGTCCGAGGGCAACGTCAAGGAAGCCACCGTCGACCGCACCAAGGCCGGCCGCTGGCGGATGTTCTACGAGTATGCCGCGAACGGCGCCTCGCTGATCGGTCTCGCCACCGGGCCCGATGTCGACGGCCCCTGGCAGCACGAGCGCCAGCCTTTCGCGCCGCGCGAGGGCATGTGGGACAACTTCCACCTCTCGACCGGCCCGCTGCTCACCACCGACAAGAACCAGCCGGTGATGTTCTACAACGGCGCCACCGAGGACGCCCGCTGGCGCATCGGCTGGATCGCCTTCGATGCCGAATATCGCAAGGTGATCGACCGCTGCATCGAGCCGCTGATCGCCCCGCCGCCCTCGCCGAACCGCTTGGCCACCGACATCGCCTTCGCCGCCTCGGTGGTGATCGCCGGCGGCCACATCTGGCTCTACTTCTCCCGCGCCGACCGCGCCCTGTTCCGCGCAACGATCCGCAGATACGGGCGGTGA
- a CDS encoding SDR family NAD(P)-dependent oxidoreductase, with protein MGLLENRVALVTGGESGIGAASARALAAEGAAVAVTYYADADAAGAVRDAILAAGGKAMTVQADVGDEALVEQAFAAVTAELGLPDILINSAGLNMSGVTVADMELSQWERLIRTDLTGAFLTSRAFVRGLRETRRPGRIVNISSIHSTAVRYGGADYCAAKAGLDSLTRTMAVECGPMRIGVNAIAPGMILTPMNREAQSDPQTLAEAREHIPWGRAGKAEEVAALAVYLCSDKADYITGAILTIDGGLTLEQALGA; from the coding sequence ATGGGATTGCTTGAGAACCGCGTCGCGCTGGTCACCGGTGGCGAATCCGGCATCGGGGCCGCCTCGGCCAGGGCGTTGGCGGCCGAGGGCGCGGCGGTCGCCGTCACCTATTACGCCGACGCCGACGCGGCGGGCGCCGTCCGCGACGCCATCCTCGCCGCCGGCGGCAAGGCGATGACCGTCCAGGCCGACGTCGGCGACGAGGCGCTGGTCGAACAGGCCTTCGCGGCGGTGACCGCCGAACTGGGCCTGCCCGACATCCTGATCAACAGCGCCGGTCTCAACATGAGCGGCGTGACGGTGGCCGACATGGAACTTTCCCAGTGGGAGAGGTTGATCCGCACCGACCTCACCGGCGCCTTCCTCACCTCGCGCGCCTTCGTGCGCGGCCTGCGCGAGACGAGGCGGCCGGGGCGGATCGTCAACATCAGCTCGATCCATTCGACGGCGGTGCGCTATGGCGGCGCCGACTATTGCGCGGCCAAGGCCGGGCTCGACAGCCTCACCCGCACCATGGCCGTCGAATGCGGCCCGATGCGGATCGGCGTCAACGCCATCGCGCCCGGCATGATCCTGACGCCGATGAACCGGGAGGCGCAGTCGGACCCGCAGACCCTGGCGGAAGCGCGCGAACACATTCCCTGGGGCCGCGCCGGCAAGGCCGAGGAGGTGGCGGCGCTGGCGGTCTATCTCTGCTCGGACAAGGCCGACTACATCACCGGCGCCATCCTGACCATCGACGGCGGCCTGACGCTCGAACAGGCGCTGGGGGCCTGA
- a CDS encoding class I SAM-dependent methyltransferase: MRTDLHEANRLSWNAATVAHNSHKGDQAAFFRGGGSTLFPEELDLLGDVAGLSLVHLQCNAGQDSLSLARLGAEVTGVDISDEAIAFARRLSAESGITAVFERADLFAWFEEAIGAGRSFDRAFSSYGTIGWLSDIDAWGRGIAGVLRPGGRFALLEFHPFAMVFDQGWTPHYDYFGGAPIEEAGVGDYVAESGDGLTPGDNQEGVVDFQNPHRSYEFAWGIGEVVSALLSAGLRLERLVEYPYANGWRGFERMVDIGGRRMIPPEDMPRLPMMYGLVASRL, translated from the coding sequence ATGCGCACGGATCTTCACGAGGCGAACCGTCTGTCCTGGAACGCGGCAACGGTGGCGCACAACAGCCACAAGGGCGATCAGGCGGCGTTCTTCCGCGGCGGCGGCTCGACGCTGTTCCCCGAGGAGCTCGACCTGCTCGGCGATGTCGCCGGGCTGAGCCTCGTCCACCTGCAATGCAACGCCGGGCAGGACAGCCTCAGTCTCGCCCGGCTGGGCGCCGAGGTGACCGGTGTCGACATTTCCGACGAGGCGATCGCCTTCGCGCGCCGCCTGTCGGCCGAGAGCGGCATAACGGCCGTCTTCGAGCGCGCCGACCTCTTCGCCTGGTTCGAGGAGGCGATCGGCGCGGGGCGGTCGTTCGACCGGGCGTTCAGCTCCTATGGGACCATCGGCTGGCTGTCGGACATCGATGCCTGGGGGCGCGGCATCGCCGGCGTGCTGAGGCCGGGCGGCCGGTTCGCGCTCCTGGAGTTCCACCCGTTCGCCATGGTGTTCGACCAGGGCTGGACGCCGCATTACGACTATTTCGGCGGTGCGCCGATCGAGGAGGCGGGCGTCGGCGACTATGTGGCAGAGTCGGGCGACGGCCTGACGCCGGGCGACAACCAAGAGGGCGTCGTCGACTTCCAGAATCCGCATCGCTCCTACGAGTTCGCCTGGGGCATCGGCGAGGTGGTGTCGGCGCTGCTCTCCGCCGGGCTCAGGCTCGAGCGGCTCGTCGAGTACCCTTACGCCAACGGCTGGCGCGGCTTCGAGCGGATGGTCGACATCGGCGGCCGGCGCATGATCCCGCCGGAGGACATGCCGCGCTTGCCGATGATGTATGGGCTGGTGGCGAGCAGGCTCTGA
- a CDS encoding DUF3563 domain-containing protein, whose product MFATLKRAAKALRVPTQAELDLAYLNEAGDRFDLEARERNLNNRTRRGFGL is encoded by the coding sequence ATGTTCGCCACCCTCAAGCGTGCTGCCAAGGCCCTCCGCGTTCCCACCCAGGCCGAGCTCGATCTCGCCTACCTGAACGAAGCCGGCGACCGCTTCGACCTCGAAGCCCGCGAGCGGAACCTCAACAACCGCACCCGCCGTGGTTTCGGCCTCTGA